From a single Apostichopus japonicus isolate 1M-3 chromosome 12, ASM3797524v1, whole genome shotgun sequence genomic region:
- the LOC139977579 gene encoding uncharacterized protein: MSEPEVKSILTRWGMDELIETFEDNEIDLESFKLLDETSLKELIPKVGLRVKFAYGLKSYEAFYTKGTSGRPASGWLEEHLKYSRKRVKKYSTTEEATSPEGKHDNDEDTDDSVSEEDTQKMKTWLQHNEQPRATMEEYMLKTAKRRQILIKSKGFKEALVEYPKILLPGMIEQDFQVLQPESAEKLYEKWPAVCKFILSYTEKNFPGWMKELPWDCTLLTEEELGFFALPYVFQSRHKRKKGRGSMSVSAGVKAFIDIRSNVTNIKSFCGDIDETVHPQPFTVVLWDLKQKSRQFFVLIERKALPATSLLKAIDTCFKMHFVFDIEYQPDCEASWQFLQSIIYELNTAITKEISSVKAFRAYYNSM; encoded by the exons ATGTCAGAGCCTGAAGTCAAATCAATTCTCACCAGATGGGGAATGGATGAGCTAATAGAGACTTTTGAAG ACAATGAGATCGACCTTGAATCATTCAAACTTCTTGATGAAACTTCACTGAAAGAGCTGATTCCAAAAGTTGGGCTCCGTGTCAAGTTTGCTTACGGATTGAAAAGCTAT GAGGCATTTTACACTAAAGGCACCAGTGGGAGACCAGCGAGCGGTTGGTTGGAAGAGCATCTTAAATACAGTAGAAAACGAGTGAAGAAATACAGCACAACTGAAGAAGCAACATCACCAGAAGGCAAGcatgataatgatgaagacactg ATGATTCTGTGTCTGAGGAGGACACCCAAAAGATGAAGACGTGGCTTCAACATAATGAGCAGCCACGTGCTACTATGGAAGAGTACATGCTAAAGACAGCAAAGAGAAGACAGATACTGATAAAATCAAAAGGCTTCAAAGAAGCTCTTGTGGAGTATCCAAAGATACTACTTCCAGGCATG ATTGAACAAGATTTCCAAGTACTTCAACCAGAATCAGCAGAAAAATTGTATGAGAAGTGGCCAGCTGTCTGCAAGTTCATTTTATCATATACGGAAAAGAACTTTCCAGGATGGATGAAAGAACTTCCTTGGGACTGCACACTTT TGACAGAAGAGGAACTTGGATTTTTTGCTCTGCCATATGTATTTCAGAGTCGGCACAAGAGAAAGAAGGGCAGAGGATCTATGTCAGTTTCTGCCGGTGTAAAGGCATTCATAGACATCCGATCT AACGTGACAAACATCAAGTCCTTTTGTGGAGATATAGATGAAACGGTACATCCACAGCCATTTACTGTAGTTCTTTGGGACTTAAAACAGAAGTCTCGTCAATTTTTTGTGCTGATTGAGAGAAAGGCTCTACCTGCAACCTCACTGTTGAAAGCCATTGACACATGCTTCAAGATGCACTTTGTGTTCGATATTGAGTATCAGCCTGACTGTGAGGCATCATGGCAATTTCTGCAAAGCATTATTTATGAGTTGAACACAGCTATCACAAAGGAAATAAGCTCTGTGAAGGCTTTCCGTGCCTATTACAACTCAATGTAA